The Toxorhynchites rutilus septentrionalis strain SRP chromosome 3, ASM2978413v1, whole genome shotgun sequence genome includes a region encoding these proteins:
- the LOC129779027 gene encoding hormone-sensitive lipase, protein MSELISCKQDLNADQTEVILPIDSEDDGNRSTETSKAKTEDLFMLNTLIELCKNNIKYFEDDETESGLRMHGAFVGLIDHIETVKPLVKKVHGFVHEYDFDEDTPGNGFRSFLYVVECCIKTTMKLSRFVMENRGSILFRKNVYVKEVEAYNHLLASLCTCLKHCHTLREWSTPGELFPDSHSVEELLGKADTINQFCFYGRCLGFQFCESMRPLLKFISIAMAGFSEGYYSQGGKISKATSSMYTSTKYMLDAELRARRIVNISQHSSVDFCKAFWFLAESELMHTLPSFIGFKVKVNRVITIPPEPIQLKAEKSGDLINIPIPQSHGGPGVIKARLLSVVKRKGMIGEKTNTRSTIHPPSAGLLFHCHGGGFVAQSSKSHESYLREWAVSLNIPILSIDYSLAPEAPFPRALEEVFYAYCWALKNCELLGTTGEKIILAGDSAGANLNLGCAMKCIETGVRKPDGIFLAYCPVLISFVPSPARMLCLMDPLLPFGFMMRCLKAYACPNKEVLEHNLRRLQERQAIVNAGFNTSDPSSSSYVIVQKVSNGQAFGKTDEDNKSDKSESPENSAWDQLNTNNIVQLNNQHLSPVSDTISDTLALKSQNMGNTIDLMSPDESNTITSLEEDSQPITLQQVNLRTEHSNVTVMDDLEMDLPSDMSSEQNTNKNVSDFIERYVLDTTTNAAGEIEPILRPISRSASEENVVIDIGREAISVQNLQEKVSNVASNLVNRLSTTINAITTSKPIAPSGSQSEFQSNLDALIARSPSDEFIFEVPKDSHLSPYWATDVVLSQFPPTKILSVVLDPCLDDCVMFAKRLKGLNIPVTLDILPGLPHGFLNFASISKEAHEGSKMCIRRIAELMESAPPPDDVETKNCC, encoded by the exons ATGTCGGAACTAATCAGCTGCAAGCAGGATTTGAATGCTGATCAAACGGAAGTTATCCTTCCGATTGATTCGGAAGATGATGGAAACAGATCGACAGAGACTTCCAAAGCCAAGACCGAAGATCTGTTTATGCTTAATACATTGATTGAGCTGTGCAAGAACAATATAAAATACTTCGAGGACGATGAAACAGAAAGTGGACTGAGAATGCATGGTGCTTTCGTTGGTTTGATAGACCACATTGAAACGGTGAAACCTTTGGTGAAGAAGGTGCACGGTTTCGTGCACGAGTATGATTTCGATGAAGATACGCCTGGAAATGGCTTTAGAAGCTTTTTGTATGTCGTGGAATGCTGCATAAAGACGACAATGAAGCTGTCAAGATTTGTGATGGAAAATAGAGGTTCAATTCTGTTCAGGAAAAACGTGTATGTCAAGGAAGTGGAAGCGTACAATCATCTGCTAGCTAGTCTCTGCACCTGCCTCAAGCATTGTCATACCCTTCGGGAGTGGAGCACTCCGGGCGAGCTGTTTCCGGATTCACATTCTGTCGAGGAGCTGCTCGGCAAAGCTGACACAATTAATCAGTTCTGTTTCTATGGACGTTGTCTCGGGTTTCAATTTTGTGAATCCATGAGGCCTTTGCTGAAATTTATTTCTATTGCAATGGCCGGCTTTTCGGAAGGTTACTATTCTCAAGGAGGAAAAATCTCGAAAGCGACTAGCTCGATGTATACCAGCACAAAGTACATGCTGGACGCAGAATTGAGAGCACGACGGATCGTTAATATTTCTCAGCACTCGAGTGTGGACTTTTGTAAAGCCTTTTGGTTTCTAGCAGAATCGGAACTAATGCATACTCTGCCGTCCTTCATTGGGTTCAAAGTAAAGGTGAACCGAGTCATAACTATCCCTCCGGAGCCGATCCAGCTGAAGGCGGAAAAATCAGGTGACCTCATAAACATTCCTATTCCGCAAAGTCACGGCGGACCAGGAGTTATCAAGGCAAGGTTACTAAGTGTCGTCAAAAGGAAGGGAATGATAGGCGAGAAAACTAATACTCGCAGCACAATACATCCACCGTCCGCTGGCTTACTCTTCCACTGCCATGGTGGGGGATTTGTGGCACAGAGCTCCAAGTCCCACGAGAGTTATCTTCGTGAATGGGCCGTCTCGTTAAACATTCCGATTCTGTCCATCGACTACAGTCTCGCTCCCGAGGCTCCTTTTCCACGAGCACTGGAGGAAGTCTTCTACGCGTACTGTTGGGCCTTGAAAAACTGTGAACTCCTGGGAACCActggagaaaaaataatcctcGCCGGAGATTCTGCCGGTGCCAATTTGAATCTGGGTTGTGCAATGAAGTGTATCGAGACTGGAGTACGGAAACCGGATGGAATCTTTCTGGCGTATTGTCCGGTTCTAATCAGCTTTGTGCCTAGTCCGGCACGAATGCTTTGTCTGATGGATCCGCTCCTACCGTTCGGATTCATGATGCGTTGTTTGAAGGCTTACGCGTGTCCCAATAAAGAGGTGCTGGAACATAATCTACGACGGTTGCAGGAACGGCAGGCAATTGTTAATGCCGGATTCAATACCAGTGATCCGTCCTCTTCTTCATATGTGATCGTTCAAAAAGTTAGCAACGGTCAGGCTTTCGGCAAAACAGATGAAGATAATAAATCGGATAAATCGGAATCGCCTGAAAATTCCGCCTGGGATCAGCTAAATACAAACAACATTGTGCAG TTGAACAATCAACATTTGAGCCCGGTGAGTGACACTATTAGCGATACCCTGGCGCTGAAGAGTCAGAACATGGGCAACACAATCGATCTGATGAGTCCAGACGAAAGTAATACAATCACTTCGCTGGAGGAAGACTCCCAACCAATCACTTTACAACAAGTCAATTTGAGAACCGAACATAGCAATGTAACGGTGATGGATGATCTCGAGATGGACCTACCAAGCGACATGAGTTCCGAGCAGAACACCAATAAGAATGTATCCGATTTCATTGAGAG GTATGTTTTGGACACAACAACTAACGCTGCAGGGGAGATCGAGCCCATTTTGCGTCCAATTTCGCGCTCTGCATCGGAGGAAAATGTAGTGATTGACATTGGACGGGAAGCAATTAGTGTTCAAAATCTGCAGGAAAA GGTTTCGAATGTGGCAAGCAATCTCGTGAACCGACTGTCCACCACAATCAATGCAATAACAACATCGAAACCCATCGCTCCTAGCGGCTCACAGTCAGAGTTTCAGAGCAATTTGGATGCGTTGATCGCGCGTAGTCCATCGGATGAGTTCATCTTCGAAGTGCCGAAGGATTCCCATTTGTCGCCGTATTGGGCTACCGATGTGGTGCTAAGTCAATTCCCACCTACTAAAATACTT TCGGTCGTGTTGGATCCATGCCTTGACGACTGTGTGATGTTTGCGAAAAGACTGAAAGGGTTAAATATCCCGGTCACGCTGGATATTCTACCGGGGCTTCCACATGGCTTCCTTAATTTCGCATCG ATCTCCAAGGAAGCGCATGAAGGATCAAAAATGTGTATCCGTCGAATCGCAGAGCTTATGGAATCGGCACCGCCACCAGATGACGTAGAGACCAAAAACTGCTGTTAG